One window of Quercus robur chromosome 12, dhQueRobu3.1, whole genome shotgun sequence genomic DNA carries:
- the LOC126710034 gene encoding uncharacterized protein LOC126710034 — protein MPPTSNMGEEPKFQQRWEFRRGDTEFDSSSEESKSSSSSQPVLKKHKLVSSFISDEHNEAMDTNRVQQKGKRTPGNGGQIKIGKAKKKDARRSRKENLANNAMGRNSPEELNRNKNGASAYDPAALDDVKIFMDSLLQDLKDTRENLFRWMKEEMQKLVADDTAQKSKNRKGSCGRENIQVQHENFEKNNVQNQNNFEENAQVHHRYNLENAQVHPQYNFEDYVQVQRQNNFKDIVQLEHKKKIEDTLHVQHQNHFKESIQVQCQNNFKENIQEQHQNNHDANIVQHHDNLKSGMGAQNCNDGSLKRPLNSNKATGHHNRYRAVENQVDYGQSTGPSASTRKEKGKTRLVSSVMRNLQSSPSIQVQHQKNFVLGLRAQNCNNGTSERSVKGKRIADSSKCSKVLEDQVDHRQAIGSMPSTENDKRERLATTANPKFPSNSSGQVASSMYLTLPTILTEAGIENYRLETSPCNYASPRSSGNKRDVNLSNANVMLDSSFYCGYFHDMRQEERLGSFTQTSSNIVGCLNQNSTPTTSIGTGFPVPLHQGMGEAYCIPSQRGLKNLPQDNYNIMGLRMNGGAITFSGGSYALSEQYVANNFHRNSN, from the coding sequence ATGCCCCCCACCTCAAATATGGGAGAGGAACCGAAATTTCAGCAGCGGTGGGAGTTTAGGAGGGGAGACACTGAGTTTGATTCTTCAAGTGAAGAGTCCAAATCAAGTTCAAGTAGCCAGCCAGTTCTTAAGAAGCATAAACTAGTTTCCAGCTTTATTTCTGATGAACATAATGAGGCCATGGACACCAATAGAGTTCAGCAAAAGGGCAAGCGCACTCCTGGCAATGGGGGTCAAATTAAAATTGGGAAAGCTAAGAAAAAGGATGCCAGAAGGAGTAGAAAGGAAAATTTAGCTAATAATGCAATGGGGAGGAATTCTCCCGAAGAGCTTAATAGAAATAAGAATGGAGCTAGTGCTTATGACCCTGCGGCCCTGGATGATGTTAAAATCTTCATGGATTCTCTATTACAGGATCTTAAAGATACGAGAGAAAATTTGTTTAGATGGATGAAGGAGGAAATGCAAAAATTGGTGGCAGATGATACTGCTCAgaaatcaaaaaatagaaaaggcaGTTGTGGAAGGGAGAATATCCAAGTGCAGCACGAGAACTTTGAGAAGAACAATGTGCAGAATCAAAACAACTTTGAGGAGAATGCTCAAGTGCATCATCGATACAATTTGGAGAATGCTCAAGTGCATCCTCAATACAATTTTGAGGATTATGTCCAAGTGCAGCGTCAAAACAACTTCAAGGACATTGTCCAACTggagcataaaaaaaaaattgaggacaCCCTCCATGTGCAGCATCAAAACCACTTCAAGGAGTCGATTCAAGTGCAGTGTCAAAACAACTTTAAAGAGAACATCCAAGAACAGCATCAAAACAACCATGACGCAAACATTGTGCAGCATCATGACAATTTGAAGTCTGGCATGGGAGCTCAAAATTGCAATGATGGATCTTTAAAGAGGCCTCTTAATAGCAATAAGGCCACTGGTCATCATAATCGCTATCGAGCGGTTGAAAATCAAGTTGATTATGGCCAATCTACTGGACCTAGTGCATCTACACGAAAGGAGAAAGGCAAAACAAGGTTGGTCTCATCTGTTATGCGAAATCTTCAATCTAGTCCTTCCATCCAAGTGCAACATCAGAAGAACTTTGTATTAGGCTTGAGGGCTCAAAACTGCAATAACGGCACTTCAGAAAGATCTGTAAAAGGCAAAAGGATAGCTGATTCCAGTAAATGCTCAAAAGTACTTGAAGATCAAGTTGATCACAGGCAAGCCATTGGATCCATGCCATCAACTGAAAATGACAAAAGAGAAAGGTTGGCAACAACTGCTAATCCAAAATTTCCATCCAATTCCTCAGGTCAGGTTGCTTCTTCCATGTATTTGACATTACCTACTATTCTAACAGAAGCCGGTATTGAGAATTACAGGCTTGAGACATCTCCATGCAATTATGCCAGCCCAAGATCTTCTGGGAATAAAAGGGATGTGAATTTATcaaatgcaaatgtgatgcTCGATTCAAGTTTTTATTGCGGGTACTTTCATGACATGCGGCAAGAAGAAAGACTTGGAAGCTTTACTCAAACAAGTTCCAATATTGTAGGTTGCCTCAACCAAAACAGCACTCCAACCACAAGCATTGGAACTGGTTTCCCAGTCCCACTTCATCAGGGTATGGGTGAAGCCTATTGCATTCCAAGCCAGCGTGGTTTGAAAAATCTACCCCAAGACAATTACAACATAATGGGTCTAAGGATGAATGGAGGAGCCATAACATTTTCTGGTGGAAGCTATGCATTATCAGAACAATATGTTGCCAACAACTTCCACAGGAATTCCAATTAA